CCGTCATTTTCAGCTTCAGCCGCATTTTCAGGGGCTCTCCTCATGTTTCTCAATCGTAGTACTAAGCTAAGCGTCAAATCCTACCTAATTAAGTAGTCTCCTGATACATCCAGAGTAGATGCAGCCGTAACCTCTGCTCCTCAAGCCAAGCACCCTAGCTCTGAAGGAGTACGGCAGTGAAAAACGCTATTCGGTTATTGATTGCGACCCTGACTCTGGCCACCGCATCCTTCGCGGGAGTCACGGTAAGTTCCCCCGCAGCTGGATCCACTTCAGGATCCCCGGTCCACTTCGTCGCCTCGGCAACATCGGCAAATCCGATCACCGCCATGAGGATTTACGTGGACAACATCAGCGTTTATTTGATTTCGGCAAGCAAGCTTGACACATTCGTAACTATTGCGGCCGGTGGCCACAGTGTTGTGGTCCAAGCCTGGGACTCAACTGGCGCCGTCTTCAAGGCGCCGCTGAGCCTGACCGTAAGCGGTACGACCCCCAGCCCGACTCCCACTCCAACTCCAGCGGCCTTCCCCGCGCCCCCTTCAACCGCCGTGGTCAAAAGCAATATAGACCAGATGACAGGCTGGGCCAGTTGTACCGTATGCGCCGGCGCAAATGCCAATGGTCCCGTGGCGACCTATTCCATGGTGGAAAACCAGGTGTCTCCTTCCCTCGACGGCGCGTCCGCCAAATTCAGTATCAGTGGCACCACGCCTTACTCTGACGCTCTCTGGTGGAAACAGCTTGGAGCTGCCGACGGCGCCACCCATCTTAAGTACGACGTGGCTTTCTACATCACCAATCCGGGCGTGTCGCAGGCCCTAGAGTTTGATAACAATCAGTCCAACGCTGTGCATAAGTTCATCTATGGCACGCAGTGCAACATCAAGGGCGGCCACTGGGACGTCTGGGGCAACGCAGCCGGCAACTGGATTTCAACCGGGATTGCCTGTTCTGCTCCGACGGCTTTTGTGTGGCACCACCTTACATGGGAATTTCAGCGGACATCCACCAACGTGATCTTCGTCGGCTTTACTTATGATGGCGTCACTCATTACGTGAACCGTAGTTATCCGGCACGTGCCTCTAGTGTCCATGAAATGAATGTGGCCTTCCAAATGGACGGAGACTCCGCCATGCACGCCTATTCCACGTGGCTGGACAAAGTCACTCTCACCTATTGGTAGTGCTCTAGCAGTGTTAAGGCTGTTCAGTTCAGAGGGAACTCACCTCAAAAACTGTGGAGAATGTGAAGAACGATTAACATTCATGAACACGAAAAGGAGCGGATTTGGTTCCGCTCCTTTTGCTTTTGGGAACTAAGTAGCCGCCGTAATCACCTAGTAGTTCGCGATTTTTGGTTTCTCGCGCGGCAGCCTGAAAAGGGTTGAAGCAGAGTAGATGCGTCGTTACTCTCAGTTTCGCCGTTGGAAATGGCGGCAAACAAATCCCCTGGAGTAAAAGTAGTGATGGTAAAGAAAACAACCAAAAGCGTTTCCATTCTCGTAGTTGTACTGTTCCTTTTGGCGGCCGCTTCGCTTCGTTCATCCGCCCAGACAGTCAAGAGTCAGATCCAGAGAATGACTGGATGGCAAGCCTGTGTGGCCTGTGCCGGCGCCAACGCCGCAGGTCCGGGAGCCTCCATTTATACAGCGACTACCTCATCGCCCTCCATGAGCGGCGTATCCAGAGTTTTCTCTATATCCAGCAGCAACCCCTATGCCGATGCATTGTGGTGGAAGCAGCTTGGCGCCGCTAATGGCGCTTACAACCTTAAGTACGACGTCTACTTCTACCTGACTGCGCCTCAGAACGCCCAGGCGCTCGAATTTGACAGCAACCAAGCCAACGGGCACCGGCGCTGGATCTTCGGTACGCAGTGCAACATCGCCGCCGGCCAATGGGACGTTTGGGGCAATGCCAATGGCAACTGGATTCACACCGGCATCCACTGCTCCATGCCCACGGCCTACAAATGGCATCATCTGACCTGGGAATTCAAGCGCAACGGCAACTATGTGGATTACATCGCTCTCACGATTGACGGCGTAAAGCATTACGTCAACCGCAATTACACCTCGAGAGCTTCCAGCGTGAATGAGTTGAATGTGGCGGTCCAGCTGGATTTGAAAGGCAACCACGCGGCCTACAAGGAATGGCTCGATAACGTAAAGCTCACCTATTGGTAACCGGTTTGTTCCTGTCGGCTCTGCTCCCGGGTTTCAGGCCCGGGAGCTTTTTTACGTCCGATAAAAATTCCGGTTCCCTTTTTATTCGCTGCATGATAGAAATATAGAAGCGCGCCCCCGCAGCAAGGGAAAATCCACCAGCGTCGCTGAAATGCAAAGGCTCTCTTCCTTTTTAGGAAATGCCGCATGGAGAGAATGAATGGCCGATGAAAGACAGGAAAAAACCAGGGCGATAGATCTTGCGCTCTCTCAAATCGAAAAGCAGTTTGGCAAAGGTTCCATCATGAGGTTGGGGAGCAAGGAAGCTATTGTCCCCATCGCGGTGATCTCTACCGGCTCCATCTCATTTGACGCCGCCCTTGGTGTAGGCGGCTTTCCCCGCGGACGCGTGGTTGAGATTTTTGGCCCGGAATCCAGCGGCAAGACGACCGTCGCCCTGCAGGTGATCGCCGAAGCGCAAAAGACAGGCGGCATGGCGGCCTTTGTGGATGCCGAACACGCTCTCGATCCCATTTATGCCCGCAAGCTCGGCGTGGATGTCGACAACTTGCTGGTGGCCCAGCCGGACTATGGGGAACAGGCGCTGGAAATCGCCGAAGCGCTGGTCCGTTCCAACGCCATTGATGTGCTGGTGGTCGATTCCGTGGCTGCTCTGGTACCCAAAGCCGAACTGGAAGGCGAAATGGGAGATAGCCACATGGGTCTGCAGGCCCGTTTGATGTCACAGGCGCTCCGCAAGCTGACTGGAATCGTTTCCAAGTCGCGCACCTGCCTGATCTTCATCAACCAGATCCGCGAGAAGATCGGCGTGATGTTCGGCAATCCTGAGACAACTACGGGCGGCCGCGCACTCAAGTTTTATTCGTCCGTACGTGTCGATATCCGCCGCATCGGCGCCATCAAGGATGGTGATGCGGTGGTTGGCAACCGGACCAAAATCAAAGTCGTGAAAAATAAGACGGCGGCCCCCTTCCGTGAAGCCGAATTTGACATCATGTATGGCGAAGGCATCTCCCGCGAAGGCGACTTGCTTGATCTGGGCGTGGCCAAGGAACTCGTGGAGAAATCCGGGGCCTGGTTCAGCTATAAAGGGGAACGCATTGGCCAGGGACGCGAGAACGTGAAGCAGTTCCTGAAAGACAATAAAGACATGATGGCAAAGCTGGAGGCTGAATTGAGGAAAGAGCTGGGCTTGCATATCGTGGCGCAGGAGCCACCAGCGCCTTCAGTCGAGCAGAAGCAGGCTGCCGCAGCTCACGCAAAGATGCCGGCAAGACGATAAGTTTTTTGCCCGCAAACGGCAACATGGATTAAAGAGATACTTTGAGGGGCGCGGGTCTTTGTAAAGACCAGCTATGGTCTGCCAGTGAAAAAGCTTCTTATTCGGATGCTGCTGATCCTTGCTGCTTTATACATCGGACTCGCGCTGTTCGCGTTTTTTCTCTCGGACAGCATGATCTTCCTGCCACACCCTTCTTCTTACAAGGATTCGGCGGAGATCATAAAGATCACCACGGCCAGCGGAAAGAAAATTTCCGCTGTCTATCTTCCCAATCCTTCCGCCAAATTCACTCTGCTGGTAAGCCATGGCAATGCTGAAGACCTGGGAGACGACAAGTACTGGCTGGACGGCTTGCGGCACGCAGGCTTCAGCGTCTTTGCTTATGACTATGAAGGGTACGGCACCAGCGAAGGCAAACCGACTGAGAAGGCCTGTTATGAAGATTCAGCCGCCGCTTACGAGTTTCTGGCCGTCGATCTCAAGACGCCTCCCGACAGGATCATTATCTTTGGCAGATCAGTAGGCGCAGGCCCTGCGGCCTACATTGCGGCGAAAAGACCTTCAGCAGGAGTGATCCTGCAAAGCCCATTTGTCTCAGCCTTTCGCGTGCTTACCCGGATCCCTCTGCTGCCGTTCGATAAATTTCCCAACTACAAATACGTGCGCCACATTCACAGCCCGATCCTGGTCATGCATAGTCATGCGGACTCAGTGATTCCCTTCTGGCATGGACAAAAGTTATTCGACTTGGCCAACCAGCCAAAACAATCATTCTGGGCACAGAATGCTGATCACAACGATATGGATCTAGCCAAAGGCTATATGGAGGCTATCCAGTTTTTGGCAGCGACCTTAGAGAAGGCGGAGCCTGCATCTCCGCCGCCGCTGCCTGCTCCCAAGGTGCCGTGAAAGCAGCGTCTCGATAACTACTGCATCGTCGCAGGATGGCACGTTGATCCCACGCCCGGCGGGACTGGAATTCCCGTTGGAGGCGTTGCCCAGGGCTTGCCCGTGAAATCAAAGAAGTCGAGCAAGTTGGGCTGGACAGCATCGCGATTCGTCAACGCCGGCAGACCAAAGCGCTCTTCCACAAAGTGAATCACGGCTGTGTGGTCCATCGCTGTATGCCCCACGTAATGACGGCGAGCAAACGGTGACACGATCATGTTGGGCACGCGGAACCCCAGTTGTGCGCCAAAGCCCTGATTTCCCGCCGCAGCTGCGTCAGCCGGATGCGCTCCCGGACTGTCAGGCCGCAGATCGCAATGATTGGTATAAACGCCCGCGGTTGTGGGCTGGCAAGGCAGGAATCCGTCTGGATTTACCGCGATCGGCGCAATATCGCCTTCCAGATCGGCCAGAGCTGCGCTGGTGTTCTGATTCGTGTGGCCCGGGACCGGCGGCACGTGGTCATACGGCCCGCCGCCCTCGTCGAACGTGAAGAACAATGCCGAATCTCCCCATGACGGACTCGACATCAGCGCGTTGATGATGTTTGAAATCTGGGCTTGGCCGGAAAGAATCGACTGGCCTGAACCCGGGTGCTCATCGCCATGACCGAAATTGGCTTCGATATAGGCAAATTGTGGCAGCGTATTGTTCTGCACATCAGTAAAGTACTGGCTGATAGGCGCGATGTGCGTGGAGTCAACTGTCAAAACTCCGGTGGAACTTCTGAAAATGTACTTGCCGCTGTAGGTGAAATACGTAAACGTGGTTGATGGAGCGCCATTGCTGTTGGTCGTGGAGTAATAAATTTTCCAGGAGATATTGTGTTGATCTAACAACTGGAAAATCGTGGTCCCTACGAGCTGAGGCGCGTGATCGTCAAATCCGGGATCGAACACGTAACCCTGTGACGTGCCTCCCGACATAGTGGCGAGCCGGTTCGGGATCGTTTTGCTCGCCACTGGCGAGAACCAGCGATCTGAAAGAGCGAACTGCGAGGCCATGAAGTAGTAGTAATTCAGTTCGTCTGTGCCGGTCGTGCTGGTGTCCTGGTAATAGGCCATCGCTCGTTGTCCCGCCAGATCGGTAAATGTCCCGCTGCCACTGCCGGATTTCGCAAATCCCTCTGCCGTGTGGACAAACCCATCCATCAGGATTGGCCGCGTGGTGGTGAAATCAAAGCGGCTCACATCACCAAAGCTTTCCAGCCAGGCAGAGCTCATATCGTCAAGGCAGGTGCTCGTGGTATGGAAGAGCGGGAAGACGGCGCCTTCATCGTTTTTGTTGAAAATCGTGGTGAGCTTGTCGTCAATGCCGTCCACATCGTATTCGCGTTGGTCGTCGCCGATGTTCCAGCCATGCGCCTTGCGATAGGGATTCAGCATTCCAAAGTAGGTATCAAAGCTCCGGTTTTCCTGCAGTACAAAAATGATGTGATTAATAGATGCGATTCCCGGCCCCGGAGTCGGTGTAGGCGTTGCCGTGGGAGTTGGCGTTGGGCTCGGTGTTGGAGTCGCGGTTGGTGTAGGCGTAGGCGTTGGGCTGGGCGTTGGAGTCGGGGTCGGCGTGGGTGATGTAGCAACGGTAATGCTCTCTGAGGATGAAAAGAAAAATCCTGTGGAATCCCACGCGCGGATTACGATGGCATGCTTTCCTGCTGCCAGAGACAGCACGGCCGTGAGCGAAGCATTCGAGCTCTGGGCCTTCTTCACTGAATCGATATACATGATCATCGCTGTGACCGGATGCTCATTGTCCCGGGCGCCTGCGGAAAAAGTTACGGGAGAAGTCACCGTGGCTCCGCTGGCGGGAGAGCAGATCTTAACTGTTTTATCCACTGTGGGAGTGCAAACCGCAGATGCCGCGCTCACGGATGCGAGAAGGAAAGTTGCAGCCAGAAAACCGCGAAGAGAGATCACCCAGGGCCCCATTTCAGAAAAACAAAAGAATAAGAATTCGCCGAATCAATTTCCCAGTACCAGGGTCCAACATCGGGCACATTGCAGATTGACGTGTGACGCAGCTCTGCCTTCGCAGACCCCCAAATCGTTCCTTAAGGTAGGAGAGCACCGGCTGCCCGAGGGTTGTCCCCCGAAAACTTCTTAAGTCAGGGTTAAGTTGGAGATTGCTTTCTGCACAGGGTAGAATGGCCGGAACGGGGGTAATGCGCAGCGAATCTCAGGGGAGACGTTAACCATGCCTTGGACTACACTGTGCCGTGCGGTCACGATTTCTTGTCTTTCATTGTCCTTTCTGGGCGCCCATTCCCAAACCAACAATCCCGCGAACCAGCCGCAGGACGTGATGCACTCCGATCAGACACTGCGGACGAATACGCGCCTGGTGGTAGTGGATGTTGTGGCCACCGATGGCAAGGGCCAGCCGGTGCCTGACCTTAAAGCCTCCGACTTTACTTTGCTGGAGGATGGCAAGCCACAAAAGATCAGCGGTTTCAATTTTGAGCATTCTGGCAGCAATGTGTCGCAGACAGCGCAGATACAGCTTCCACCTTCAGTAGTAACAAACGCGCCAAAATTCCAGTCCAATAGCCTGAACGTGATCCTGTTTGATGTAGCCAATGGCGACTTTCCTGAACAGGTTTACGCCCGCGACCAGCTGCTGAAGTTTCTGAATGGTGCGCCACTCAATCGCCCCGTGGCTATCTACGCCATGCAAACCCAGCTAAAGCTGCTGCATGATTTCAGTACAGACAACAAATCATTGAGCGCGGCGGTGGCAAAATACCGGCCTCCGGCAAAAAATAACAACAGCGAGAGTATGGAATCGCGCGCCTCCGCCTTTTCCACCCGAGGGGATTATCACACCAGCGAACGCGACATAGAGAACACGCTGAACCAGTTTAACGTGCTGGCAAAAGTTCTTGCCGGATATCCCGGACGGAAAAACCTGATCTGGCTCTCTGAGAGCTTTCCATTAGTGCTTTTTCCCGAGACAGACAACCAGCTTCACATGGACGGCCAGAGCCTTAGAAGCGCAATTGGAGGTGCGGCAAATTCTTCATCGACGCAGCAGAACCTGCAATCCTCACCAACATTCAAGACGTATGCGGCGCTGATAAAGAAAGTGTCAGACGCGCTCATGGCGGCGCAGGTGGCAGTGTATCCGGTGGATGCGGGCGCGGTAGGCAAAGATGATCATCTAGCTTCGCAGCACACCATGGACAACATGGCGGAGAGCACTGGAGGCAAATCGTTCAAGAACAGCAACGATCTTGTGTTGGGCCTTCGCAGCGGAATCGAGGATGGCTCAACCTATTACACGCTGACGTATTATCCGGAAAACAAAAATTGGGACGGCCAGTTCCGCAGGATCCAGGT
The genomic region above belongs to Terriglobia bacterium and contains:
- the recA gene encoding recombinase RecA, encoding MADERQEKTRAIDLALSQIEKQFGKGSIMRLGSKEAIVPIAVISTGSISFDAALGVGGFPRGRVVEIFGPESSGKTTVALQVIAEAQKTGGMAAFVDAEHALDPIYARKLGVDVDNLLVAQPDYGEQALEIAEALVRSNAIDVLVVDSVAALVPKAELEGEMGDSHMGLQARLMSQALRKLTGIVSKSRTCLIFINQIREKIGVMFGNPETTTGGRALKFYSSVRVDIRRIGAIKDGDAVVGNRTKIKVVKNKTAAPFREAEFDIMYGEGISREGDLLDLGVAKELVEKSGAWFSYKGERIGQGRENVKQFLKDNKDMMAKLEAELRKELGLHIVAQEPPAPSVEQKQAAAAHAKMPARR
- a CDS encoding alpha/beta hydrolase; its protein translation is MLLILAALYIGLALFAFFLSDSMIFLPHPSSYKDSAEIIKITTASGKKISAVYLPNPSAKFTLLVSHGNAEDLGDDKYWLDGLRHAGFSVFAYDYEGYGTSEGKPTEKACYEDSAAAYEFLAVDLKTPPDRIIIFGRSVGAGPAAYIAAKRPSAGVILQSPFVSAFRVLTRIPLLPFDKFPNYKYVRHIHSPILVMHSHADSVIPFWHGQKLFDLANQPKQSFWAQNADHNDMDLAKGYMEAIQFLAATLEKAEPASPPPLPAPKVP
- a CDS encoding VWA domain-containing protein — its product is MPWTTLCRAVTISCLSLSFLGAHSQTNNPANQPQDVMHSDQTLRTNTRLVVVDVVATDGKGQPVPDLKASDFTLLEDGKPQKISGFNFEHSGSNVSQTAQIQLPPSVVTNAPKFQSNSLNVILFDVANGDFPEQVYARDQLLKFLNGAPLNRPVAIYAMQTQLKLLHDFSTDNKSLSAAVAKYRPPAKNNNSESMESRASAFSTRGDYHTSERDIENTLNQFNVLAKVLAGYPGRKNLIWLSESFPLVLFPETDNQLHMDGQSLRSAIGGAANSSSTQQNLQSSPTFKTYAALIKKVSDALMAAQVAVYPVDAGAVGKDDHLASQHTMDNMAESTGGKSFKNSNDLVLGLRSGIEDGSTYYTLTYYPENKNWDGQFRRIQVKSDHGNINLRYREGYYAVDPEKINKEDSDAVAENFSRLLGLDAPAATQVVFQAQVQPPSEKNKKVVVTFHVDPRTLAFEKKDGGVEFAKLSCTVWAYGKDKDKPIMSSSTVNANLNASEYEQIMQQRFLPCDRQLDLKPGTYALRMGVLDRASNKIGTATAQVVVP